In the genome of Ananas comosus cultivar F153 linkage group 11, ASM154086v1, whole genome shotgun sequence, one region contains:
- the LOC109717071 gene encoding uncharacterized protein LOC109717071 isoform X1: protein MHNSNGSSISYNHTNGWKSLSVACVLVCVEMRIKNSCCGFKDFYNSRNNIECSNSEAVDYSFSWASSSCKTYGGCQHKSNGFVPPEPPKRSPTIAAGEISGDHHGNRRGREPPRSFNGWCEQRPTQAHPLPHHASISSPLSATAHHEHGGGGGIGVCVAGPRWARLRVQALAPRGPWMIPPISGSIDTSLM from the exons ATGCACAACTCAAATGGCAGTTCAATAAGCTACAACCACACTAATG GATGGAAAAGTCTTTCCGTGGCATGTGTGCTCGTTTGTGTAGAGATGCGCAT CAAAAACAGTTGTTGCGGTTTCAAAGACTTTTACAACAGCAGAAACAATATTGAATGCTCGAACTCTGAGGCAGTGGATTACAGCTTCTCTTGGG CCTCAAGCAGTTGCAAAACATATGGTGGCTGTCAACACAAATCTAACG GTTTCGTTCCTCCCGAGCCGCCGAAGAGATCTCCGACGATCGCCGCCGGAGAGATCTCCGGCGATCACCACGGGAATCGGAGAGGACGGGAGCCGCCGCGGAGCTTCAACGGCTGGTGCGAGCAGCGACCGACGCAGGCGCACCCACTCCCCCACCACGCGTCCATCTCCTCGCCACTCTCTGCCACCGCACACCACgagcacggcggcggcggcggcatcggTGTCTGCGTCGCCGGTCCGCGTTGGGCTCGGCTTCGGGTTCAAGCATTAGCTCCTCGGGGTCCTTGGATGATACCCCCAATCTCGGGATCTATAg ATACAAGCCTGATGTAA
- the LOC109717071 gene encoding uncharacterized protein LOC109717071 isoform X2 yields the protein MHNSNGSSISYNHTNGWKSLSVACVLVCVEMRICCGFKDFYNSRNNIECSNSEAVDYSFSWASSSCKTYGGCQHKSNGFVPPEPPKRSPTIAAGEISGDHHGNRRGREPPRSFNGWCEQRPTQAHPLPHHASISSPLSATAHHEHGGGGGIGVCVAGPRWARLRVQALAPRGPWMIPPISGSIDTSLM from the exons ATGCACAACTCAAATGGCAGTTCAATAAGCTACAACCACACTAATG GATGGAAAAGTCTTTCCGTGGCATGTGTGCTCGTTTGTGTAGAGATGCGCAT TTGTTGCGGTTTCAAAGACTTTTACAACAGCAGAAACAATATTGAATGCTCGAACTCTGAGGCAGTGGATTACAGCTTCTCTTGGG CCTCAAGCAGTTGCAAAACATATGGTGGCTGTCAACACAAATCTAACG GTTTCGTTCCTCCCGAGCCGCCGAAGAGATCTCCGACGATCGCCGCCGGAGAGATCTCCGGCGATCACCACGGGAATCGGAGAGGACGGGAGCCGCCGCGGAGCTTCAACGGCTGGTGCGAGCAGCGACCGACGCAGGCGCACCCACTCCCCCACCACGCGTCCATCTCCTCGCCACTCTCTGCCACCGCACACCACgagcacggcggcggcggcggcatcggTGTCTGCGTCGCCGGTCCGCGTTGGGCTCGGCTTCGGGTTCAAGCATTAGCTCCTCGGGGTCCTTGGATGATACCCCCAATCTCGGGATCTATAg ATACAAGCCTGATGTAA